One Marinibacterium anthonyi genomic region harbors:
- the alsC_2 gene encoding D-allose transport system permease protein AlsC: MTVQTTDAPGAKQTRVNWAHLAESYALVAALVVLFLVFGAILPQSFFTWPNVSTMLGSQAVLVFLSLALIVPLTSGDFDLSIAATLTISAMTIAVLNVRMDVPIGLAMVASLCVGAVIGAINAFFILFFRIPSLIVTLGTGTFINGIVLWMSKAATIGGIDFVLVEWVVATRFLGIPLAFYYALIMCLVIWYVFGFTAVGRRLLFVGRGREVARLSGISVDRVRFGALMCSAMIAALAGIVYAGTIGAADPNSGNTFLLPAFASAFLGATAITPGRFNPIGSLVAVYFIVIGITGLTMLGIQTFVQNLFYGGALVLAVALSQLARKREEQNLS; encoded by the coding sequence ATGACCGTGCAAACCACCGACGCGCCCGGCGCGAAACAGACCCGGGTGAACTGGGCGCATCTGGCCGAAAGCTATGCCCTTGTGGCGGCGCTTGTCGTGCTGTTCCTGGTCTTCGGGGCGATCCTGCCGCAAAGCTTTTTCACCTGGCCGAACGTGTCGACCATGCTGGGAAGCCAGGCGGTGCTGGTGTTCCTGTCGCTGGCGCTGATCGTGCCGCTGACGTCGGGGGATTTCGACCTGTCGATCGCGGCGACGCTGACGATTTCGGCGATGACGATCGCGGTGCTGAACGTGCGGATGGACGTGCCGATCGGGCTGGCGATGGTGGCGTCGCTGTGCGTGGGCGCGGTGATCGGGGCGATCAACGCCTTCTTCATCCTGTTCTTCCGCATCCCGTCGCTGATCGTGACACTGGGGACGGGGACCTTCATCAACGGGATCGTGTTGTGGATGTCCAAGGCGGCGACCATCGGGGGGATCGATTTCGTCCTGGTCGAATGGGTGGTGGCGACGCGGTTCCTGGGCATTCCGCTGGCGTTCTATTACGCGCTGATCATGTGCCTGGTGATCTGGTACGTCTTCGGGTTCACCGCCGTGGGCCGCCGGCTGCTGTTCGTGGGACGCGGGCGCGAGGTGGCGCGGCTGTCGGGGATATCGGTGGACCGGGTGCGGTTCGGGGCGCTGATGTGTTCGGCGATGATCGCGGCGCTGGCGGGCATCGTCTATGCCGGGACCATCGGCGCGGCGGATCCGAATTCGGGCAATACGTTCCTGTTGCCGGCCTTTGCGTCGGCCTTCCTGGGGGCAACGGCGATCACGCCGGGACGGTTCAACCCGATCGGATCGCTGGTGGCTGTCTATTTCATCGTCATCGGGATCACCGGATTGACCATGCTGGGCATTCAGACCTTCGTTCAGAACCTGTTTTACGGCGGGGCCCTTGTGCTTGCCGTGGCCCTGTCGCAGCTTGCGCGCAAACGCGAAGAGCAGAACCTGAGCTGA
- a CDS encoding ABC-type sugar transport system, periplasmic component — MGPAIGAATGLLFAALGVTAPGTAMAEADLATATSVVEAHKAIPTFDPPGAPFDAKTCMAGKKILSIPVTSAIPFVAGIEEALVEAGKEVGVEVKTWQNQGNPTQWVQGVEYAVSNGYDAVGMTAGIIPSSLGPQLTAAREAGLRIYATHHADVTDAPDPMADLNLPISYTEVGQIMAAWVIEQTGGAANVLVIGSDDVLPSQPYWKSFQAELTKLDPDSKATYYNVTVPEWATKIQTTTQSALLSDPSINYIMPLYDSMSQFILPALAITGKRGQVPIASFNGTPFVIDLVQNGDVAMDLGESLGWIARSTLDAYMRDLCGLDDAPDELYVPFLIFDKDNAETAGTPADFDQGYGDAHVEGFRKLWGLE; from the coding sequence ATGGGCCCCGCAATCGGTGCGGCGACGGGGCTGCTTTTCGCGGCCCTGGGCGTGACGGCCCCCGGAACGGCCATGGCCGAGGCCGACCTGGCCACCGCCACGTCCGTGGTCGAAGCCCACAAGGCAATTCCGACCTTCGATCCTCCGGGCGCGCCGTTCGATGCCAAGACCTGCATGGCGGGCAAGAAGATCCTGTCGATCCCGGTGACCTCGGCCATTCCGTTCGTGGCGGGGATCGAAGAGGCGCTGGTGGAAGCCGGCAAGGAAGTGGGTGTCGAGGTGAAGACCTGGCAGAACCAGGGCAACCCGACGCAATGGGTGCAGGGCGTGGAATACGCGGTGTCCAACGGCTACGACGCGGTGGGCATGACGGCCGGGATCATCCCGTCGTCGCTGGGCCCGCAGCTGACCGCCGCGCGCGAGGCCGGGCTGCGGATCTATGCGACGCACCATGCCGACGTGACGGACGCGCCCGATCCGATGGCCGACCTGAACCTGCCGATTTCCTACACCGAGGTGGGCCAGATCATGGCGGCCTGGGTGATCGAACAGACCGGGGGCGCGGCCAACGTGCTGGTGATCGGGTCGGACGACGTGCTGCCGTCGCAGCCCTACTGGAAGTCGTTCCAGGCCGAGCTGACGAAGTTGGATCCCGACAGCAAGGCGACCTATTACAACGTGACGGTCCCGGAATGGGCGACCAAGATCCAGACGACGACGCAATCGGCGCTGCTGTCGGATCCGTCGATCAACTACATCATGCCGCTGTATGATTCGATGAGCCAGTTCATCCTGCCGGCGCTGGCGATCACCGGGAAACGCGGCCAGGTGCCGATTGCGTCGTTCAACGGAACGCCGTTTGTCATCGACCTGGTACAGAACGGCGATGTGGCGATGGACCTGGGGGAAAGCCTGGGGTGGATCGCGCGGTCGACGCTGGACGCCTACATGCGCGATCTGTGCGGGCTGGATGATGCGCCGGACGAGCTGTACGTGCCGTTCCTGATCTTTGACAAGGACAATGCCGAGACCGCCGGCACGCCGGCCGACTTCGACCAGGGCTATGGCGACGCCCATGTGGAGGGGTTCCGCAAGCTTTGGGGCCTGGAATGA
- the rbsA_3 gene encoding Ribose import ATP-binding protein RbsA encodes MTGAAPDLSDHLPRRMPGEAPALLARGVSKVFGTTKVLDGVDLAVMPGEVHGLLGANGSGKSTLIKTIAGLHAPEPGGELILYGAGAPFPMPAGGARKHGISFVHQHLALMPSLTVIENMMLNDLAVQQNWGIRWGAARRRVEEVFDRFGLNIDPTARVADLSQSDRALIAITRAFDEVQSHGQPGRGILILDEPTPFLPRSGVEQLFGLIRSVVADGASVILVAHDIDEIREITDRATILRDGRVAGTVVSAEADREQFIELIVGEKVSLFQSTSTPPVDGKVAARVRGMCADQVNDVSFDIGEGEILGLTGLIGTGYDRVLEAAYGAIGAQAGTIGIAGRDLSLKGMTPGAAMGAGMAYLPADRLGKAGVGALSIAENIGLPVMGQFRNWMGIDWGAIHDHCLGLGVTYDIRPNRPELALSALSGGNAQKVLMAKWLQTKPRLLMLDEPTQGVDVGARQRLFQALSEASGQGTAVLVASTDAEQLAQICHRVLIFSAGRIVTELKGEQITKDTISQETFRANGPGETGENERIRERQEVA; translated from the coding sequence ATGACGGGCGCTGCCCCGGATCTGAGCGACCACCTTCCCCGGCGCATGCCGGGGGAGGCGCCCGCGCTGCTGGCAAGGGGCGTGTCGAAGGTGTTCGGCACGACAAAGGTCCTGGACGGTGTCGATCTGGCGGTGATGCCGGGCGAGGTGCACGGGCTGCTGGGCGCCAACGGGTCGGGCAAGTCGACGCTGATCAAGACGATTGCCGGGTTGCACGCGCCTGAACCGGGCGGGGAATTGATATTGTACGGGGCCGGCGCGCCGTTTCCGATGCCCGCCGGGGGCGCGCGAAAGCACGGGATTTCCTTTGTGCACCAGCATCTTGCGTTGATGCCGTCGCTGACGGTGATCGAGAACATGATGCTGAACGACCTGGCCGTGCAGCAGAACTGGGGCATCCGCTGGGGCGCGGCACGCAGGCGGGTGGAGGAGGTGTTCGACCGGTTCGGGCTGAACATCGACCCGACGGCGCGGGTGGCCGACCTGTCGCAATCGGACCGGGCGCTGATCGCCATCACGCGGGCCTTTGACGAGGTGCAGAGCCATGGGCAACCGGGCCGTGGCATCCTGATCCTGGACGAACCGACGCCGTTCCTTCCCCGGTCTGGGGTGGAGCAATTGTTCGGGCTGATCCGGTCGGTGGTGGCGGATGGGGCATCCGTGATCCTGGTGGCGCATGACATCGACGAGATCCGCGAGATCACCGACCGCGCGACGATCCTGCGCGATGGGCGTGTCGCCGGGACGGTGGTGTCGGCCGAGGCCGACCGGGAGCAGTTCATCGAGCTGATCGTGGGCGAGAAGGTGTCGCTGTTCCAGTCGACCAGCACGCCGCCGGTGGATGGCAAGGTGGCGGCGCGGGTCAGGGGGATGTGCGCGGACCAGGTGAATGATGTCAGTTTCGATATTGGCGAAGGCGAAATCCTGGGGCTGACCGGGCTGATCGGCACCGGCTACGACCGGGTGCTTGAGGCGGCTTATGGCGCGATCGGGGCGCAGGCCGGGACGATCGGGATCGCCGGGCGGGACCTGTCGCTGAAGGGGATGACGCCGGGGGCCGCGATGGGCGCGGGCATGGCCTATCTGCCGGCCGACCGGCTGGGCAAGGCCGGTGTCGGGGCGCTGAGCATTGCCGAGAACATCGGGCTGCCGGTGATGGGGCAGTTCCGCAACTGGATGGGCATCGACTGGGGCGCGATCCATGACCATTGCCTGGGGTTGGGGGTGACATACGACATCCGCCCGAACCGGCCCGAACTGGCGCTGAGCGCGCTGTCGGGGGGCAATGCGCAGAAGGTGCTGATGGCCAAGTGGCTGCAGACGAAGCCGCGCCTGCTGATGCTGGACGAACCGACGCAGGGCGTCGACGTGGGCGCGCGGCAGCGGCTGTTCCAGGCGCTGAGCGAGGCCAGCGGGCAGGGGACGGCCGTGTTGGTGGCGTCGACCGATGCCGAGCAGCTGGCGCAGATCTGTCACCGGGTCCTGATCTTTTCGGCGGGGCGGATCGTGACGGAGCTGAAGGGCGAACAGATCACCAAGGACACGATTTCGCAGGAGACGTTCCGGGCGAATGGGCCCGGAGAGACCGGCGAAAACGAGCGGATTCGAGAGAGGCAGGAGGTCGCATGA
- the fieF gene encoding Ferrous-iron efflux pump FieF: MSATLKLAIGSLFVGCLVLGLKTLAWWMTGSVALMSDALESTVNLATAIAALVAIQVAARPADSNHPYGHHKAEYFSAVLEGVMIIVAAVFIAREAWAGFSNPSTVTAPVEGLIVNGGATVVNAIWGVVLMRQGRRLKSPALVADGKHLWTDVVTSAGVACGIILALATDWWVLDPVMAGVVAVNILWTGSKVVKDSLSGLMDEAVPDDVLGRIREIISAEGTGAVEAHDLRTRLAGSATFVEFHLVVPGELSVFSAHEICDRVEHAIHDAVPDSRVTIHVEPEHKSKHNGIVVVD, encoded by the coding sequence TTGTCTGCCACGTTGAAATTAGCCATCGGAAGCCTGTTCGTCGGCTGCCTTGTCCTGGGTCTGAAGACCCTGGCGTGGTGGATGACGGGGTCGGTCGCGCTGATGTCGGACGCGCTGGAAAGCACGGTGAACCTGGCGACGGCGATTGCCGCGCTGGTGGCGATCCAGGTGGCCGCGCGGCCGGCGGATTCGAACCACCCCTACGGGCATCACAAGGCGGAATATTTCAGCGCCGTGCTGGAAGGCGTGATGATCATCGTCGCGGCGGTCTTTATCGCGCGCGAGGCCTGGGCGGGGTTTTCCAACCCGTCCACCGTCACGGCGCCGGTGGAAGGGCTGATCGTCAACGGCGGGGCAACCGTGGTGAACGCCATCTGGGGCGTGGTGCTGATGCGGCAGGGGCGGCGGCTGAAGTCGCCGGCGCTGGTGGCCGACGGCAAGCATCTGTGGACCGATGTCGTGACCTCGGCCGGGGTGGCCTGCGGGATCATCCTGGCGCTGGCGACGGATTGGTGGGTGCTGGACCCGGTGATGGCCGGAGTCGTGGCGGTCAACATCCTGTGGACCGGGTCGAAAGTGGTCAAGGACTCGCTGAGCGGGCTGATGGACGAGGCGGTGCCCGACGACGTGCTGGGCCGGATCCGCGAGATCATCAGCGCCGAGGGGACGGGCGCGGTTGAGGCGCATGACCTGCGCACGCGGCTGGCCGGGAGCGCGACGTTCGTGGAATTCCACCTGGTGGTGCCGGGAGAGCTGAGCGTGTTTTCCGCGCACGAGATCTGTGACCGGGTGGAACATGCGATCCATGACGCGGTGCCCGACAGCCGGGTGACGATCCACGTGGAGCCCGAGCACAAGTCCAAGCACAACGGGATCGTCGTCGTCGACTGA
- the ntaB gene encoding FMN reductase (NADH) NtaB: protein MSFEATGEGVDIGAFWRTLGERPIGATLVTTDSADGPNGFLGLSAAHVTANPPTMLVSIDKKTSALAGVLDKEHFAVNFLPEGCAELAGMFGGKGEKVFEEGKWDTLASGAPVYKEALGVFDCKVEKVIDHGNTSIVIGTVVGVRAAGEGAPLTFFRGKFLSE, encoded by the coding sequence ATGAGTTTCGAAGCGACAGGCGAAGGCGTCGACATCGGCGCGTTCTGGCGGACCCTGGGCGAACGCCCGATCGGCGCCACGCTGGTGACCACGGACAGTGCCGACGGCCCGAACGGGTTTCTTGGCCTTTCGGCGGCGCATGTGACGGCGAACCCGCCGACCATGCTGGTGTCGATCGACAAGAAGACATCGGCGCTGGCCGGCGTGCTGGACAAGGAACATTTCGCGGTGAACTTCCTGCCCGAGGGCTGCGCCGAGCTGGCCGGCATGTTCGGCGGCAAGGGCGAGAAGGTGTTCGAGGAGGGCAAGTGGGACACGCTGGCGTCCGGTGCGCCGGTCTACAAGGAGGCGCTGGGCGTGTTCGACTGCAAGGTCGAGAAGGTGATCGACCACGGCAACACGTCGATCGTCATCGGCACCGTCGTCGGTGTGCGGGCCGCAGGCGAAGGCGCGCCGCTGACCTTCTTCCGGGGCAAGTTCCTGAGCGAGTGA
- the nicF_1 gene encoding Maleamate amidohydrolase has protein sequence MTDSFSQMGYGDHSIGYGRRCGVVVVDFQRSLTDPSFPMGDCKAISDAVERTAEVLAMARAQGLPVATCYTGYSSARDALRWKIADVVNWIHGSPGCEIDARVFDKGYDTVFAKRAPSIFFETGVNGFFVQEGVDTVIVTGCTTSGCIRASVIDAFSHGFRVVVPEDCCGDYSAQAHANNLADIGRRYCDVTSSAEVLKHLSAAARAA, from the coding sequence ATGACCGACAGTTTTTCCCAGATGGGCTACGGCGACCACAGCATCGGCTATGGCCGGCGCTGTGGCGTGGTGGTGGTGGATTTCCAGCGCAGCCTGACGGACCCGTCCTTTCCGATGGGCGATTGCAAGGCGATTTCCGACGCGGTGGAGCGGACGGCCGAGGTGCTGGCCATGGCAAGGGCGCAGGGGCTGCCGGTGGCGACGTGCTACACCGGCTATTCGTCCGCCCGCGATGCGCTGCGGTGGAAGATCGCCGACGTGGTGAACTGGATCCACGGGAGCCCGGGCTGCGAGATCGACGCACGGGTGTTCGACAAGGGTTATGACACGGTCTTTGCCAAGCGGGCGCCGTCGATCTTCTTTGAAACCGGGGTGAACGGGTTCTTCGTGCAGGAAGGCGTGGACACGGTGATCGTGACCGGATGCACGACCTCGGGCTGTATCAGGGCGTCGGTGATCGACGCGTTTTCGCACGGCTTCCGGGTGGTTGTTCCGGAAGATTGCTGTGGCGATTACAGCGCCCAGGCCCATGCCAACAACCTGGCCGATATCGGCCGGCGATATTGCGACGTGACGTCGTCGGCGGAGGTGTTGAAGCACCTGTCGGCCGCGGCGCGCGCCGCGTGA
- a CDS encoding MFS transporter, aromatic acid:H+ symporter (AAHS) family has protein sequence MKDTSHPDTSHPDEAAVRQPALATALALTTCSQITATSSVLALTTIPTIVAAALGVAPHLIGYQVSLIYASGVLFSMIASGLVDRWGAGRVGQMALIGAGLGFLGMATGTLAGIALASVLIGIGYALNNPSSSHILSILAPPKRRNLIFSIKQAGVPLGGMLAALILPPLSHLIGWQSALLLAGLLPLGLAAIYQAFQTPWNADRIPGTPVGSGLMRGQRTVWRDPSLRTLCILGFLYSGVQLSLSTFLVAMLIEQFSWAPVAAASVAALLQAFGAVGRVFWGLVADWLKSGFLVLALIGLIAGLALTGFALYGVAPGLALIVTVIAGLTGTGWNGVLLAETARSSPGTGTLTGEVLAYTFVGVMVGPASFAAIFALIQDFALTFLLFSSLAFVGAVLSWRQHLVLRSQAT, from the coding sequence ATGAAAGACACCTCCCACCCTGACACCTCCCACCCTGACGAGGCGGCGGTCCGCCAGCCCGCGCTGGCCACCGCCCTCGCACTGACCACCTGTTCCCAGATCACCGCGACCTCTTCGGTGCTGGCGTTGACCACGATCCCCACCATCGTCGCCGCCGCCCTGGGCGTGGCGCCCCACCTGATCGGCTACCAGGTCAGCCTGATCTATGCCTCCGGCGTGCTCTTCTCGATGATCGCCTCGGGCCTTGTCGACCGCTGGGGCGCGGGCCGGGTCGGACAGATGGCGCTGATCGGCGCGGGGCTCGGTTTTCTGGGCATGGCCACCGGCACGCTGGCGGGAATCGCGCTGGCCTCGGTTCTGATCGGCATCGGCTACGCGCTGAACAACCCGTCGTCCTCGCACATCCTGTCGATCCTGGCGCCGCCCAAACGCCGCAACCTGATCTTCTCGATCAAGCAGGCGGGCGTGCCCCTGGGCGGGATGCTGGCCGCGCTGATCCTGCCGCCACTGTCGCACCTGATCGGCTGGCAATCCGCACTGCTGCTCGCCGGGCTTCTGCCGCTGGGCCTGGCCGCCATCTACCAGGCCTTCCAGACACCCTGGAACGCCGACCGCATCCCCGGCACGCCCGTCGGCTCCGGCCTCATGCGCGGCCAAAGGACCGTCTGGCGCGATCCGTCCCTGCGCACGCTCTGCATCCTCGGCTTCCTCTATTCCGGCGTGCAGCTGTCGCTGTCGACCTTCCTGGTCGCCATGCTGATCGAACAGTTCTCATGGGCCCCCGTCGCCGCCGCCTCCGTCGCCGCCCTGCTGCAGGCCTTCGGCGCGGTGGGCCGCGTCTTCTGGGGCCTCGTCGCCGACTGGCTCAAAAGCGGCTTCCTGGTGCTCGCGCTCATCGGCCTCATCGCCGGCCTCGCGCTGACGGGTTTCGCGCTGTACGGCGTGGCCCCGGGCCTTGCGCTGATCGTCACGGTCATCGCCGGCCTCACGGGCACCGGCTGGAACGGCGTCCTTCTGGCCGAAACCGCCCGCTCCAGCCCCGGCACCGGCACCCTCACCGGCGAAGTCCTGGCCTACACCTTCGTCGGCGTCATGGTCGGCCCCGCCTCCTTTGCGGCGATCTTCGCCCTGATCCAGGATTTCGCCCTGACCTTCCTGCTGTTCTCGTCCCTCGCCTTCGTCGGCGCGGTTCTGTCCTGGCGCCAGCATCTAGTCCTCAGGTCACAAGCCACCTGA